A genomic region of Eucalyptus grandis isolate ANBG69807.140 chromosome 5, ASM1654582v1, whole genome shotgun sequence contains the following coding sequences:
- the LOC120293504 gene encoding rhamnogalacturonan I rhamnosyltransferase 4-like, protein MPRPLLPRNLGGSFSDFWFFLFVPPAVGKGYWLKQFHVSRFSFAVAPSRTSRCQKILPLFSKHKVVHFNKTDARLKNNGISLDL, encoded by the exons ATGCCCCGCCCCCTCCTTCCTAGAAATCTTGGAGGTTCATTTTCcgatttctggtttttcttgtttgtgccgCCTGCAGTTGGCAAAGGCTACTGGTTGAAGCA GTTCCATGTATCACGGTTCTCCTTTGCTGTTGCTCCTTCTCGGACCTCTCGCTGTCAAAAG ATTTTGCCACTATTTAGCAAGCATAAGGTGGTACATTTCAATAAGACAGATGCTCGTTTGAAAAACAATGGAATTTCACTAGATCTTTAG
- the LOC104434601 gene encoding rhamnogalacturonan I rhamnosyltransferase 1, with product MALHLRYKMDMLAFSGCTQGCTAEEAEELKRMRNVWPHELCFSFKHAFPWWREKEIVSEERRSQGLCPLTPEETSLVLQALGFDKDTQIYIASGEIYGSERRLATLRAAFPRIVKKEMLLDPKELQQFHNHSSQMGALDFMVSIASNTFIPTYDGNMTKLVEGHRRYLGFKRTVLLDRKKLVVLLDLYQNGTLSQNDFEVAVHLAHEKMGKPNHRRVIVDKPKEEDYFYANPLECLCEQRDCDDLLGPGKRNSSEVSS from the exons ATGGCTTTGCATCTGAGATACAAGATGGATATGTTGGCTTTCTCTGGATGCACCCAAGGTTGTACAGCAGAAGAAGCTGAAGAGCTCAAGCGAATGAG AAATGTGTGGCCACATGAATTGTGCTTTTCATTCAAGCATGCATTCCCCTGGTGGAGGGAGAAAGAGATTGTTTCTGAGGAAAGGAGATCACAAGGTCTGTGTCCTCTGACTCCGGAAGAGACATCATTAGTTTTACAGGCACTAGGTTTTGACAAAGACACTCAGATTTACATCGCATCTGGAGAAATCTATGGCAGCGAACGGAGATTAGCCACATTGAGGGCTGCATTTCCACGGATT GTTAAAAAGGAGATGCTGCTGGATCCAAAGGAGTTGCAGCAGTTCCATAATCACTCGTCACAAATGGGGGCTCTAGATTTTATGGTATCAATAGCCAGCAATACTTTCATCCCCACATATGATGGAAATATGACAAAACTTGTGGAAGGTCACCGCAG ATATCTTGGATTTAAGAGAACCGTTCTCTTAGACCGTAAAAAGCTTGTGGTGTTACTGGATTTGTATCAAAATGGGACACTTTCACAGAATGATTTTGAAGTTGCTGTACATCTGGCACATGAGAAGATGGGAAAGCCAAATCATCGTAGAGTTATTGTCGATAAGCCCAAGGAGGAGGATTACTTCTATGCAAATCCTCTGGAGTGCCTTTGTGAGCAACGCGACTGTGATGATTTGCTAGGCCCGGGCAAGAGAAACTCCAGTGAAGTCTCTAGTTGA
- the LOC120293867 gene encoding uncharacterized protein LOC120293867, producing MAPTFGAPAKAGRRCGTATSKVAQRCWPERMRRRRQRERRQLLRASDGGAVVVQQRQRRGFAGRKGAAAATIGAGRAAEAAQAAGAGVGHWRRGSEAQQQRRAGRGAGADGAPATVKQQLELQGAGRWAEEGGAGNGSRPGRKGEIFFYRPKVERDAAHGADDVQRLYIVLRPESGERPDLLLLAEEYDTSTRGHRHTAAARALGEGVYRILRHKSKGKKAHTHLIYKLEFPPEDEKQEPQESLTVEREGSFLIQIKNPDQHGAGPSQLRGLQSKRKAVFPAHLQGQFGQLRYSLADPPYFLNYEGCELLLISASDDIEEELGLELKAEGEADPSCSDLLETFGEIAPVDALLRGTWV from the exons ATGGCACCGActttcggagctccggcgaaggctGGGCGGAGGTGCGGCACGGCGACCAGCAAGGTGGCGCAGAGGTGCTGGCCCGAACGGATGCGCAGGCGGAGGCAGAGGGAGCGTCGGCAACTGCTGCGGGCGAGCGACGGAGGTGCTGTTGTGGTGCAACAACGTCAGCGACGTGGGTTCGCCGGAAGGAAGGGGGCAGCCGCAGCGACGATCGGGGCAGGGAGAGCGGCGGAGGCTGCGCAGGCTGCTGGTGCGGGCGTCGGGCACTGGCGTCGGGGGTCAGAGGCGCAGCAGCAGCGGCGAGCGGGCAGAGGTGCTGGCGCGGACGGAGCTCCGGCAACCGTGAAACAGCAGCTGGAATTGCAGGGAGCGGGCCGTTGGGCGGAAGAAGG TGGCGCTGGGAATGGGTCAAGGCCAGGAA GAAAAGGGGAGATCTTCTTCTATAGGCCCAAGGTGGAGAGAGATGCAGCCCACGGCGCCGACGACGTGCAGCGCCTTTACATAGTCCTCCGTCCTGAGTCTGGCGAGAGGCCT GACTTGTTGCTTCTTGCAGAGGAATACGACACTTCCACAAGGGGACACCGCCACACGGCTGCAGCCAGAGCGTTGGGGGAGGGAGTGTACCGCATACTGAGACACAAATCCAAGGGGAAGAAAGCGCACACGCATCTCATATACAAGCTCGAATTCCCTCCGGAAGATGAGAAGCAGGAGCCCCAGGAGTCGCTCACCGTCGAAAGAGAAGGGTCCTTCCTCATCCAGATCAAGAACCCCGACCAACACGGTGCCGGCCCTTCCCAGTTAAGGGGACTCCAGAGCAAGCGCAAGGCGGTGTTCCCCGCCCACCTGCAAGGGCAGTTCGGGCAGCTGAGGTACAGCCTGGCCGACCCGCCGTACTTCCTGAACTACGAAGGGTGTGAGTTGCTACTGATATCGGCATCGGACGACATAGAGGAGGAGCTGGGGTTAGAGCTCAAAGCGGAAGGAGAGGCCGATCCCTCCTGTTCCGATCTGCTCGAGACGTTCGGGGAAATTGCACCCGTTGATGCCCTCCTCAGGGGCACCTGGGTCTGA